A window of the Nibribacter ruber genome harbors these coding sequences:
- a CDS encoding WD40/YVTN/BNR-like repeat-containing protein, producing the protein MKTASAALLLCWLFTSCEKQYIDIIPVLQIEQDISIAGAGDIKFFTFPTEQVGYAATEKAIVYKTTDGGITWKKLATPFSASCKGLEFYDLQNGMCLINQSVYVTENGGLTWVLRDSSPFMGITKEGVGVIGKECGYNVYCIYTSTNKGKSFQQIGKVTLDGDLAFAKVTGSKVYLVPTNVMDEEIFYGLDLKTKQTEKVAVYSIGYDSAPNDIFVDEQQGYIVGKGGLIMERQADFTTTASLYHQVNGYFGQDNLSVDAYNNLAVGVGERTISVNIDFGKDGTWTELLSPAAKSFEPTFYKVKFAGENKFYISGSNGLLWKAKI; encoded by the coding sequence ATGAAAACAGCCAGTGCAGCCCTTTTGCTGTGCTGGCTGTTTACTTCCTGTGAGAAGCAATACATAGACATCATCCCGGTCCTGCAGATAGAGCAAGATATTTCCATAGCCGGGGCCGGAGACATCAAATTTTTCACCTTCCCTACAGAACAGGTAGGGTACGCGGCTACAGAGAAAGCTATCGTGTATAAAACGACAGACGGCGGTATAACCTGGAAAAAACTTGCCACTCCCTTCTCTGCCTCCTGCAAAGGGTTAGAGTTCTATGACCTACAGAACGGCATGTGCCTTATCAACCAGTCTGTGTACGTAACAGAGAACGGCGGCCTTACCTGGGTACTCAGAGACAGCTCTCCTTTCATGGGCATCACCAAAGAGGGGGTTGGGGTAATAGGTAAGGAGTGTGGCTACAACGTGTATTGTATCTATACCTCCACCAACAAAGGGAAAAGCTTTCAGCAGATAGGGAAGGTGACCTTAGACGGAGACTTGGCCTTTGCCAAGGTCACGGGCTCTAAAGTCTACCTGGTGCCAACCAACGTCATGGATGAAGAAATCTTTTATGGCCTTGACCTTAAAACCAAGCAGACAGAAAAGGTGGCCGTGTACAGTATTGGCTATGACAGTGCTCCAAATGACATTTTCGTGGATGAGCAGCAAGGATACATTGTAGGCAAAGGCGGATTGATCATGGAACGCCAAGCAGATTTCACGACCACAGCCAGCCTTTACCATCAAGTGAACGGCTACTTTGGTCAGGATAATCTGTCTGTAGATGCCTACAATAACCTGGCCGTAGGCGTGGGAGAGAGAACCATCTCTGTGAACATTGACTTCGGGAAGGACGGCACCTGGACGGAACTTCTATCTCCTGCCGCCAAGAGCTTTGAGCCCACCTTTTACAAGGTGAAGTTTGCTGGCGAAAACAAATTTTACATTAGTGGTAGCAACGGACTTTTATGGAAAGCCAAAATATAA
- the ygiD gene encoding 4,5-DOPA-extradiol-dioxygenase — protein MTSLSAFKKFTDGLAPQDYTMPVLFVGHGSPMNGIEDNEFSQRWKKLAQDIPVPKAVLVISAHWFTKGTKITAMDFPKTIHDFGGFPQELFAVQYPAPGHAMLAKETVDLIQSAHVELDHDWGLDHGTWTIVRHMYPDADVPVLQLSIDYTKGPQYHYDLAKELQALRKKGVLIMGSGNMVHNLRMMDWNLINGGGYDWTQTMNEKFKDLISNRDHKPLINYHSMGKEALLAIPTVEHYLPLLYTLGLQGKNEGTSFFNDKMVGGSLTMTSVKIGA, from the coding sequence ATGACAAGTTTAAGCGCATTCAAGAAATTTACTGATGGCCTAGCGCCGCAAGACTATACCATGCCGGTTCTGTTTGTTGGGCACGGCTCGCCCATGAACGGCATTGAAGACAATGAATTCAGCCAACGCTGGAAGAAGCTGGCCCAAGACATTCCGGTGCCCAAGGCGGTGCTGGTGATTTCGGCGCACTGGTTTACCAAGGGCACCAAGATTACGGCCATGGACTTCCCGAAGACCATCCATGACTTCGGGGGCTTCCCGCAGGAGTTGTTTGCCGTGCAGTACCCTGCGCCTGGTCATGCTATGTTGGCCAAAGAAACCGTAGACCTTATCCAATCTGCCCACGTGGAACTAGACCATGACTGGGGCCTGGACCACGGCACCTGGACCATTGTGCGCCATATGTACCCAGACGCCGATGTGCCCGTTCTGCAATTGAGTATTGACTACACCAAAGGCCCGCAGTACCATTATGACCTGGCCAAAGAACTTCAGGCGTTGCGCAAGAAAGGCGTCTTGATTATGGGAAGCGGCAACATGGTACATAACCTGCGCATGATGGACTGGAACCTCATCAACGGAGGTGGCTATGACTGGACCCAGACCATGAATGAGAAGTTCAAGGACTTGATCTCAAACCGTGACCATAAGCCACTAATCAACTACCATAGCATGGGCAAGGAGGCGCTTCTGGCCATACCCACGGTTGAGCATTATCTACCACTTTTGTACACTTTGGGTCTGCAAGGCAAAAACGAGGGGACGTCTTTCTTCAATGACAAGATGGTGGGTGGTTCCTTGACCATGACCTCGGTAAAGATTGGGGCGTAA
- a CDS encoding Crp/Fnr family transcriptional regulator: MPQHLLLTALQKHVSLTPEEEAVFLAICEQKEAKKKEFLLRTGEQNLYLYFVQSGCLRSFIIDQSGKEVNLEFAVERYWISDVAFHKPALLSIQALEPTQYVQINVNAFEALTQQHPVFNLFYRKLLQNGYFAFKKRMLSGMTQTAAENYRDFLLKFPDLSQRIPQYHIASYLGITPEFFSTIKSEGLDLYQQAIS, translated from the coding sequence TTGCCTCAACATCTGCTTCTCACCGCTCTTCAGAAACACGTCTCCCTCACGCCAGAGGAAGAAGCGGTTTTCCTGGCTATCTGTGAGCAGAAAGAGGCCAAGAAGAAGGAGTTTCTGTTGCGCACGGGGGAGCAGAACTTGTACTTGTATTTCGTACAGAGCGGTTGTTTACGGTCGTTCATCATTGATCAGAGCGGCAAGGAGGTGAACCTGGAGTTTGCGGTGGAGCGGTACTGGATTAGTGACGTGGCCTTTCATAAACCGGCGCTCCTTTCTATCCAAGCCTTGGAGCCCACGCAGTATGTGCAAATCAACGTGAATGCCTTTGAAGCGCTCACACAACAGCATCCCGTTTTTAACCTGTTTTACCGAAAACTGCTCCAAAACGGCTACTTCGCATTTAAGAAGCGCATGCTGTCTGGTATGACCCAGACCGCTGCCGAGAATTACCGCGACTTCCTCCTCAAATTCCCTGACCTGAGCCAGCGCATTCCGCAGTACCATATTGCCTCTTACCTGGGCATCACACCTGAGTTCTTCAGTACCATCAAGTCTGAGGGGTTGGACCTCTACCAACAAGCCATTTCTTAA
- a CDS encoding SRPBCC family protein: METKDKTTITVETTVQQPLEKVWELWGAPEHITQWNFAHESWQCPAATNDLQPGGRFVWRMEARDGSVGFDYAGTYEQVVPYKSIVLKLDDNRQVRINFESLGDQTKVTEVFEVEDANTIELQRNGWQAILDNFKKHAESQK; this comes from the coding sequence ATGGAAACTAAAGACAAAACCACCATAACGGTTGAGACTACTGTTCAGCAACCGTTAGAAAAAGTATGGGAACTCTGGGGAGCGCCAGAACATATCACTCAATGGAACTTCGCGCATGAATCATGGCAGTGCCCTGCCGCTACCAATGACTTGCAACCCGGCGGTCGGTTTGTATGGCGCATGGAAGCCAGAGACGGAAGCGTGGGCTTTGACTACGCCGGCACCTATGAACAGGTAGTCCCGTACAAAAGCATTGTGCTTAAGCTGGACGATAACCGGCAGGTACGCATCAACTTTGAAAGCCTAGGCGACCAGACCAAAGTGACAGAGGTGTTTGAAGTAGAAGACGCGAACACCATTGAACTGCAAAGAAACGGCTGGCAGGCTATTCTGGACAATTTTAAAAAGCACGCCGAGTCGCAGAAGTAA
- a CDS encoding NAD(P)H-dependent flavin oxidoreductase produces the protein MNRITELLNIEYPIVQAGMIWCSGWELASAVSNAGGLGLIGAGSMYPDILREHIQKCKAATDKPFGVNVPLLYPDLEHHFQIIMEEKVQVVVTSAGNPKTWTKILQDNGAKVIHVVSNVKFAKKCEEAGVDAIVAEGFEAGGHNGREETTTFCLIPMVRAAVNLPLIAAGGIANGAGIFGAFALGADGAQVGSRFVASIESSAHQSFKDRVVAAQEGDTELSLKQLTPVRLLKNKFYQDVKLAESRGASTQELAELLGSRRAKRGMYEGDLEEGELEIGQAAAIVNRIQPAGEIVQEMWQEFLAAKKKFCAEW, from the coding sequence ATGAACAGAATTACAGAACTCCTTAACATAGAATACCCTATTGTACAAGCAGGCATGATTTGGTGCAGTGGCTGGGAACTGGCCAGTGCCGTGAGTAATGCCGGTGGACTGGGTCTGATTGGCGCGGGCTCTATGTACCCAGACATTCTGCGTGAGCACATCCAGAAATGTAAAGCCGCTACAGATAAACCGTTTGGCGTGAACGTGCCTTTGCTGTACCCAGACCTGGAGCATCATTTCCAGATCATCATGGAAGAGAAAGTACAGGTGGTGGTGACCTCTGCTGGTAACCCGAAGACTTGGACTAAGATTCTGCAGGATAACGGTGCCAAAGTCATCCACGTGGTGAGCAACGTCAAATTTGCGAAGAAATGTGAAGAGGCCGGCGTAGATGCTATCGTGGCTGAAGGCTTCGAGGCCGGTGGGCATAATGGCCGCGAGGAAACCACTACCTTCTGTCTTATTCCAATGGTGCGCGCCGCAGTGAACTTGCCGTTGATTGCTGCCGGCGGAATTGCCAACGGCGCCGGCATTTTTGGCGCATTCGCTTTAGGTGCTGATGGGGCACAAGTGGGAAGCCGATTTGTAGCCAGTATTGAATCCAGTGCGCACCAGAGCTTTAAAGACCGCGTGGTAGCCGCTCAAGAAGGAGACACAGAACTGTCCTTGAAGCAACTTACGCCAGTACGCCTCCTCAAGAACAAGTTCTACCAAGACGTAAAATTAGCCGAGTCTAGAGGTGCCAGCACCCAGGAACTAGCAGAACTGCTAGGCTCCAGACGTGCCAAACGCGGCATGTACGAAGGTGACCTGGAAGAAGGCGAACTGGAGATTGGTCAGGCTGCCGCCATAGTTAACCGCATTCAGCCCGCTGGGGAGATTGTGCAAGAGATGTGGCAGGAGTTCTTAGCCGCCAAAAAAAAGTTTTGTGCTGAATGGTAA
- a CDS encoding sugar phosphate nucleotidyltransferase, producing the protein MKAIIPVAGMGARLRPHTHTQPKSLVPIAGKAILGHIIERLQAAGITQFVLVVGYLGEKIMHYVQKKYPDLQMEFVVQQPREGLGHALWTARETFRNEKEVLIQLGDTIVDVNMEAILASDQTVLAVKKVKVPTMFGITEVGQDAYITKVVEKPKIPKSNLALVGLYKINNPRGLAEALEYIIAQDIRTQNEYHLTDALMHMIQNGEPMLTFDVDNWFDCGRKETLLHANATLLNRPEFKHTDYPEFPNTIIIPPVSIGKDAQISNSIIGPNVAIGERAILNYTIVRDSIIGGYSELAYAVLQESLVGSDSALKGQSQRLNIGDSTEIDFSS; encoded by the coding sequence ATGAAGGCAATTATACCAGTGGCAGGCATGGGCGCGCGTCTCAGGCCACATACGCATACCCAACCCAAGTCTTTAGTACCCATTGCAGGCAAGGCCATACTAGGCCATATTATTGAACGATTACAGGCCGCAGGCATTACCCAATTTGTGTTGGTGGTGGGCTACCTGGGCGAGAAGATCATGCACTATGTGCAGAAGAAATACCCAGACCTGCAGATGGAGTTTGTGGTACAACAGCCCCGCGAGGGGCTGGGCCACGCCCTGTGGACGGCGCGTGAGACCTTCCGGAACGAAAAAGAAGTGCTCATCCAGTTAGGCGATACCATTGTGGACGTGAACATGGAAGCCATCCTGGCCTCTGACCAAACCGTGCTGGCCGTCAAAAAAGTGAAAGTGCCCACCATGTTCGGCATCACAGAAGTAGGCCAGGACGCCTACATCACCAAGGTGGTAGAAAAGCCTAAAATCCCGAAGTCCAATCTAGCCTTGGTAGGTCTCTACAAAATCAACAACCCCAGAGGCCTGGCCGAGGCGCTGGAATACATTATTGCCCAGGACATACGCACCCAGAACGAGTACCACCTCACGGATGCGCTCATGCACATGATCCAGAACGGCGAACCCATGCTCACCTTTGATGTGGACAACTGGTTTGATTGCGGAAGAAAAGAAACCCTCCTGCACGCCAATGCCACGCTTCTCAACCGTCCAGAGTTCAAGCACACAGACTACCCAGAATTCCCGAACACCATCATCATTCCGCCGGTGAGCATTGGAAAGGACGCGCAAATCAGTAACTCCATCATTGGGCCCAATGTGGCCATTGGTGAGCGGGCCATCCTCAACTACACCATCGTGCGCGACTCCATCATAGGCGGGTACTCAGAACTAGCCTACGCTGTTTTGCAAGAATCACTGGTAGGCTCAGACTCGGCGCTTAAAGGCCAAAGCCAGCGGTTGAATATTGGTGACAGCACTGAGATAGATTTTAGCAGTTAG
- a CDS encoding LemA family protein: MKKLLLYFFGLVVLVSQSSCGYNEMVTLDEQVSGQWGQVQNAYQRRADLIPNLVNTVKGAANFEKSTLEAVINARAKATSINLNADDLTPENIAKYQEAQSQLSGSLSRLMATVEAYPDLKANQNFLELQAQLEGTENRISVERNKFNQTVQQYNTYIRSFPRNIYAGWFDFEKKGYFEAEAGAQKAPTVQF; this comes from the coding sequence ATGAAAAAATTATTGCTTTACTTCTTCGGACTGGTGGTCTTGGTGTCGCAGTCTTCTTGCGGATACAATGAGATGGTCACCCTAGACGAGCAGGTATCTGGCCAGTGGGGACAGGTACAAAACGCCTACCAACGCCGCGCCGATCTTATTCCTAACCTGGTGAACACTGTGAAAGGTGCCGCCAACTTTGAGAAATCAACGCTAGAGGCCGTGATTAACGCCCGCGCCAAAGCCACCAGCATCAACTTGAACGCAGATGACCTCACGCCAGAGAACATAGCCAAATACCAGGAGGCCCAAAGCCAGTTGAGCGGTTCTTTGTCTAGGTTGATGGCCACCGTAGAAGCCTATCCAGACCTGAAAGCCAACCAGAACTTCCTGGAGCTACAAGCTCAGTTGGAAGGCACGGAGAACCGCATCTCTGTGGAGCGCAACAAGTTCAACCAGACGGTGCAGCAGTACAACACCTACATCAGGTCGTTCCCGCGCAACATCTACGCCGGCTGGTTTGACTTTGAGAAGAAAGGCTACTTTGAGGCCGAAGCCGGTGCTCAGAAAGCCCCAACCGTACAGTTCTAA
- a CDS encoding TPM domain-containing protein → MPRDIITPADEAALVAAIEEAERNTSGEIRVHFENTCEINVLDRAAQVFAELHMHETKLRNGVLFYVALRSHKFAVLGDGGINAVVPANFWEDITQQVIQDFKQEKYAEGLAKGIRLAGEQLKSYFPYAGAHKDVNELSDSISFGTPKEDPSA, encoded by the coding sequence ATGCCGCGCGATATCATTACCCCAGCAGACGAGGCCGCCCTTGTAGCGGCCATTGAGGAAGCCGAGCGCAACACCTCTGGCGAAATACGCGTGCATTTTGAAAATACATGCGAGATTAACGTGCTGGACCGGGCCGCTCAGGTGTTTGCCGAACTGCATATGCACGAGACCAAGCTGCGCAATGGCGTGCTGTTCTATGTGGCTCTCCGAAGCCACAAATTTGCCGTGCTGGGCGATGGCGGCATCAACGCGGTGGTACCCGCCAATTTCTGGGAAGACATCACCCAGCAGGTCATCCAAGACTTTAAGCAAGAAAAATACGCCGAGGGCCTGGCCAAAGGCATAAGACTGGCCGGCGAGCAGCTCAAAAGCTATTTCCCGTACGCTGGCGCGCACAAAGACGTGAACGAGTTGTCAGACAGCATCTCGTTCGGAACCCCTAAAGAAGACCCTTCCGCATGA
- a CDS encoding TPM domain-containing protein, which produces MKKHIWLLGLLFLYSFAIFAQVQDKDFPPRPTPPRLVNDLADILSPQEEAALEQKLVAYSDSTSTQIAIVNITSIGPYDISDYAFRLGEQWGIGGKEDDNGILILTAVNERKVYIATGYGMEGVLPDAIAKRITEGTLKPNYQQQQFYQGLDQATTQIITRAAGEYKADPKQRQGEGEGGGSSIWVILFILLIIFLISRRGGGGKGGRRGMRGMGGPFIPPIIFGDFSGGRGVFGGGGGGFGGGGGGFGGFGGGSFGGGGAGSDW; this is translated from the coding sequence ATGAAAAAACACATCTGGCTTCTAGGGCTGCTTTTTTTATACTCGTTTGCCATCTTTGCCCAGGTGCAGGACAAAGATTTTCCGCCCAGGCCCACACCACCCAGACTGGTCAATGACTTGGCAGATATTCTGAGTCCGCAGGAAGAGGCGGCACTGGAGCAGAAGCTGGTTGCCTACAGTGACAGTACCTCTACCCAGATTGCCATTGTCAACATCACCTCCATTGGCCCTTATGACATCTCTGACTATGCCTTCAGGCTAGGCGAACAGTGGGGCATTGGCGGGAAAGAGGATGACAACGGTATTCTCATTTTAACCGCCGTCAACGAGCGCAAGGTGTACATTGCCACTGGTTACGGTATGGAAGGCGTTTTGCCAGACGCCATCGCCAAACGCATTACAGAAGGTACATTAAAGCCCAATTACCAACAGCAGCAGTTTTACCAGGGCTTAGACCAGGCCACCACGCAAATCATTACCCGCGCGGCCGGTGAGTATAAGGCAGATCCCAAACAACGACAGGGAGAAGGCGAAGGTGGCGGCTCCAGCATCTGGGTGATCCTGTTCATCCTATTGATTATCTTCTTGATCAGTCGCAGAGGCGGCGGTGGCAAAGGCGGCCGGCGCGGAATGCGTGGCATGGGCGGACCTTTCATTCCGCCTATCATCTTCGGAGACTTCTCCGGCGGACGCGGCGTCTTCGGTGGCGGCGGCGGTGGCTTTGGAGGAGGAGGCGGTGGTTTCGGCGGCTTCGGGGGCGGTAGCTTCGGAGGTGGCGGCGCCGGTTCTGATTGGTAG
- the fbaA gene encoding class II fructose-bisphosphate aldolase, which yields MPKFRSGVLHGDEVQELFKYANDNNFALPAVNVIGTNSINAVLETAKAVNSPVIIQFSQGGAQFFAGKGLNNDGQAAAIAGAISGAQHVHLMAEAYGVPVVLHTDHAARKLLPWIDGLLDAGEKYFKQNGKPLFSSHMLDLSEEELEENVSTCVTYLERMNKLGMTIEIELGVTGGEEDGVDNSDVDSAHLYTQPEHVAHAYTELNKVSNRFTVAAAFGNVHGVYKPGNVELRPEILKNSQEYIQEKLGTGPNPVDFVFHGGSGSEKEKIREAIEYGAIKMNIDTDMQWAFWDGVKNYYESKRDYLQGQIGNPDGEDSPNKKHYDPRVWLRKGEEAFITRLKEAFEDLNCINRNA from the coding sequence ATGCCTAAATTTAGATCTGGTGTTCTGCACGGCGACGAAGTGCAGGAACTATTCAAGTACGCAAACGACAATAACTTTGCATTGCCAGCCGTGAACGTGATTGGCACCAACTCCATCAACGCTGTGCTGGAAACCGCCAAGGCAGTGAATTCCCCCGTTATCATCCAGTTCTCACAGGGCGGTGCCCAGTTCTTCGCCGGAAAAGGCTTGAACAACGACGGACAGGCCGCCGCCATTGCCGGTGCCATCTCGGGCGCTCAGCACGTGCACCTAATGGCCGAGGCTTACGGTGTGCCGGTTGTATTGCACACAGACCACGCCGCCCGCAAACTCCTTCCTTGGATTGACGGCTTGCTGGATGCTGGTGAGAAATACTTTAAGCAAAATGGCAAGCCATTGTTCAGCTCGCACATGCTAGACCTTTCTGAAGAAGAATTGGAAGAGAACGTGAGCACTTGCGTGACGTATTTGGAGCGCATGAACAAGCTGGGCATGACCATTGAAATTGAGCTAGGCGTGACCGGCGGTGAGGAAGACGGCGTAGACAACTCTGATGTGGACAGCGCCCACTTGTATACCCAGCCTGAGCACGTAGCCCACGCCTATACTGAGCTGAACAAAGTGAGCAACCGCTTCACAGTGGCCGCCGCCTTTGGTAACGTACACGGTGTGTATAAGCCTGGTAACGTAGAGCTTCGTCCAGAAATCTTGAAGAACTCGCAAGAGTACATCCAGGAGAAACTAGGCACAGGCCCTAACCCGGTTGACTTCGTGTTCCATGGCGGTTCTGGCTCAGAGAAAGAGAAAATCAGAGAAGCCATTGAGTACGGTGCCATCAAAATGAACATTGACACAGACATGCAATGGGCATTCTGGGACGGCGTGAAGAACTACTACGAGAGCAAGCGCGACTATCTGCAAGGCCAAATTGGCAACCCAGACGGCGAAGACAGCCCGAACAAAAAGCACTACGACCCACGCGTTTGGTTGCGCAAAGGCGAAGAGGCCTTCATCACCCGCTTGAAAGAAGCCTTTGAAGACCTAAATTGCATCAATCGCAACGCATAG